From the Candidatus Nitrosotenuis uzonensis genome, the window GGTGCGCTAAAGGAGGTAAAAAAACTCTTGAAAGAAAATCCGGTCGTCCTCTTGGATATGGGACTTCCCGACATAACGGGAGACGTGGTGGCAGACAAAATACTTCAGGAAAAGCCTGACACACAAATTATTCTGATAACTGCAGATGAAAAGACAACAAAGAGGGTAAAAGACACGATAAGCTCAGGTGCAGTAGCGTTCATACAAAAACCGTTTACAATAACTGAGCTGAAAAGAGCACTAGAGACTGCTGAATCAGAGTATTCTATTTTAGAGAAGTAGCAAAGACATGTTCACTATGTTGATGTTCTTAAAGTCAAGTTTGGTTACCCTGTAGTCAATTACATCCTCTGAGAATTTCTCAATTATCTTTGCTCCTGGATTCTTTATGCCGCGTTCGGCACGAAGCACCACCAGCATGTTCCATTCGCCCTCTATGTTTGCAACCAGCAGGTAATATGGCAGCGAGACTACATGTTCCCGTACTGACTCTTTTAGTGTGTCAAGTGATTTTGTAACC encodes:
- a CDS encoding Lrp/AsnC family transcriptional regulator gives rise to the protein MSGEAWSNLDKVDQKIIEILNVNARTPSKDIAVELRKMGHDVSDRTIRKRIERLEKSGIIKGYKAVLTDVAESNEYEALFLKFKVTKSLDTLKESVREHVVSLPYYLLVANIEGEWNMLVVLRAERGIKNPGAKIIEKFSEDVIDYRVTKLDFKNINIVNMSLLLL